The Leucothrix mucor DSM 2157 DNA window ACAACTGTAAGATATCGAAAGGGTTATAAACACCTTCTCCCCGCCAGTTATAGCCGTTATACCATTGACGGATTTTATCTCGATCTAAACCAAACAGCTCAGGTGCAAACACAGAGTCGATATCGAGATCTGTGTAGCCGCAAATAGTCGAATGGCGAGGGTCAAGCGTTATGTCCTTAAGGTTATTCAGCCCAGAAAACAAACTCACGCGAGAAAACTTACTAACACCGGATAAAAAGCTAAATTTAATATCAGCGTCACTGTCTTTAATGGTGGAATAGAAGCCTCTCAGGTAATCACGATTAGTTCTGGCGACGTCTGTGTTGTCTAACGTATCCAAAATTGGCTTGTCGTACTCATCAATCAGGACAACCACTTTTTGTTGATGCTCCCGCCGGATATGTGACAACAGACTAGCTAATCGCTCAGGCGCTGTATCGTACGGTGAATGGTGATCAAACTGCTGATCCAGTTGATCCAATTGCGCCATGACATTTTTATGCAAATACTCAACCGCGCCAAAATGCCCTTTGCCAAAGCTAAACCGTATCACCGGGTATTTGACCGACCAGTCCCACTGCTTCTCAGCTGCTAACCCTTTAAACAGTGGCTCATTACCTTCAAACAACTCTTTTAAAGTATCAATAAACAGACTTTTACCGAAACGACGAGGCCGTGATAGAAAATAGTGCTTACCTTCTTCTATCAGCTGTAATGCTTGGTCAGTTTTATCGACGTAGTAGTGATTCTCCTGACGTATTTCACTAAAGGTCTGGATGCCAATGGGTAGTCTTTTGCGGGCAGTTTGACTCATATGGGGCTCTGTTTCTGTATTGAGGTGTCAGTTTAGCATGGCTGGGATTTTGCAGGTGGTTGCTAACCAGTACCCAACACCACGTGGCGAATATTGCGCGCAATCCAAGCTGTCACGTACTGGGTATCTTTCAGCGTTTTATCAATCAATGCTTGTGTCAGTATCGGGCTCTCCTCTGACGCTCGCACTTCAGGCCAGACACCAGCCGCTTTCATCAAGTAGACACGCAGTTTTTGTTGTTCTTCCTGTGTTAAGGCCCTATCGCCCAAAGCCTGAACAGCCTGCACTATTATTTCATTGTGCGTATACTTCAACCCCAACTGAGTAAAGCGTGTTTTTTTAAAACGAACTTACGAGCCAGTGCATGTGCGACTTGGTCAATATCCGGACTGAGCTGTTTTTTTAGCAATTTGCTATAAATTGGATAGTCATATAAGCCACGCATGACCCTGCGTATGACGCCTTTTTTTTCCATTCGGCCAAGTGTCTGATCTATGCTATCTGGCTCACCAAAACGCACGAAATCACCCCGTTATAGCTGCTTTCTTCTGCGCCCTCATCCTAGCCACTGACTTCTGTCATCAAACCGGAATAATAAATCTGGCTCGATAAACCGACGTAACTCATCATCTGCTGAGTCGTAGCCTGGCCAAGATTCAACGCTTTAAACGCGTTGAAGCCACCTATACCACCCGGCCAGCTTTGCCGTTAATAATCGCGTTTATCATTCTTGTAGTTCCGAGAGTGCTCCATTTTTCTTTGATGCACTTACAAACCTTTCGCGCTCATCATCAGCCTCACTTGCCTCTCTTAATGCATCAAGACCAATACAATAACTTCTCTGCTGATCGAAATAGTACATAGAACGAAATACTGAGCCGGTGTGGGACATTCTATGCTTTTCAAACTCTTGGGAAATAAGCGAATAAGCCTGATTTAAACTCCCCGCTTCAATATCAAGCAGTGGAATTTTACATCGACAGGACTCCAATTTAGCTCGCTTTGTACCGCGCAAAGTTAACTTTAAATCACCAAGTAAAATGATTTCGACGGGGCCATTTTGCAAGATAACTTTGCTGCTTCGGTTTTTAATCTCTGATCTATGCTGCTCCGATATCATTTTGTGCCGCCTTAGCAGTTCAGCATCCACTTTCTCTGGCCTATCAATTTTAATAGCCATAAAAATCTTGCTTCCTTCTGGCAAAAGAGAAACCGTTTTTTCGGCAGATAGCTGCTGCTGATTTTGCTCAGTAATACCATAGGCAGGAACAATCAAACGGCAGAGAACTCCTTCTTGGATATTCGGTAATTCACCATCATAGAAAAACTCAATCTTGTTCCCTTTTTTTACTCTGACAGGTATTTCAACGGTCTTAGAGTGCTTATCAGGTTCAAAGTGGGTACTCATGCCACTGCCTCCTTTTTTGGGTTACTTGAAAGTGCTGGTGCTTGC harbors:
- a CDS encoding ATP-binding protein; the protein is MSQTARKRLPIGIQTFSEIRQENHYYVDKTDQALQLIEEGKHYFLSRPRRFGKSLFIDTLKELFEGNEPLFKGLAAEKQWDWSVKYPVIRFSFGKGHFGAVEYLHKNVMAQLDQLDQQFDHHSPYDTAPERLASLLSHIRREHQQKVVVLIDEYDKPILDTLDNTDVARTNRDYLRGFYSTIKDSDADIKFSFLSGVSKFSRVSLFSGLNNLKDITLDPRHSTICGYTDLDIDSVFAPELFGLDRDKIRQWYNGYNWRGEGVYNPFDILQLFDYREFRSYWFESATPTFLVDMLFKRQVVTLNLDSLFSSSAMLSSFEVGQIDTEALLFQTGYLTIKKQERIGNQDFYTLGYPNLEVYQSLNDVLLSALVSDKSAQAMNTAQLHQYLLANDFEGLEKLFHRFYASIPHQWYTKNHIQEYEGYYASVFYSYFASLGLDVTVEDATNLGRIDMTLKFNQQIYIFEFKVVDDEAKGEALQQIKDKAYADKFRAPDRPIYLIGVEFSKKTRNVVSVEVEKA
- a CDS encoding DUF6088 family protein; protein product: MRFGEPDSIDQTLGRMEKKGVIRRVMRGLYDYPIYSKLLKKQLSPDIDQVAHALARKFVLKKHALLSWG